One region of Etheostoma spectabile isolate EspeVRDwgs_2016 chromosome 21, UIUC_Espe_1.0, whole genome shotgun sequence genomic DNA includes:
- the LOC116671807 gene encoding retinol dehydrogenase 13 — MSKYILPVSVFGTVFGAAVLLKNHVTGGPCPSKATIKGKTVVITGANTGIGKETARELAKRGGRIIMGCRDMEKCETAAREIRGKTLNPHVYACQLDLASVKSIREFAERIKQDKERVDVLINNAGVMRSPAGKTEDGFDMQFGVNHLGHFLLTNLLLDKLKESAPSRVINLASLAHIVGKIDFEDLNWERKKFDTKQAYCQSKLANVLFTRELAKRLQGTGITVNAVHPGVVATELGRHTGLHQSQFSSSVLSPFFSMLVKSPELGAQPSVYLAVSEEMEGVSGRYYDVMTEKEPAPQALDEEAARRLWEVSSRLVGLEEEGQSGKSNPTTEVQS; from the exons GAACCATGTAACCGGAGGCCCGTGTCCCAGTAAGGCTACCATCAAGGGGAAGACTGTGGTTATAACAGGAGCAAACACAGGCATTGGGAAAGAGACTGCCCGGGAACTGGCCAAGAGAG GGGGTCGGATCATCATGGGATGTCGGGACATGGAGAAGTGCGAGACAGCTGCAAGGGAAATAAGAGGGAAGACCCTGAATCCTCACGTTTACGCGTGTCAACTCGACCTGGCTTCCGTGAAGTCCATCCGAGAATTTGCGGAGAGAATCAAACAAG ACAAGGAGCGTGTGGATGTCCTCATAAACAATGCAGGGGTCATGAGATCTCCAGCTGGGAAGACAGAAGATGGCTTTGACATGCAGTTTGGAGTCAACCACCTAG GCCACTTCTTGTTGACAAATCTTCTGCTGGATAAGTTGAAAGAGTCCGCCCCCAGCAGAGTGATCAACCTGGCCTCACTCGCCCACATCGTTGGAAAGATTGACTTTGAGGACTTGAACTGGGAGAGAAAGAAGTTTGATACCAAGCAGGCGTACTGTCAGAGCAAGCTTGCCAATGTTCTGTTCACCAGAGAGCTCGCCAAGCGATTGCAAG gcaCAGGAATCACGGTGAACGCTGTGCACCCGGGCGTTGTTGCCACAGAGCTCGGGAGGCACACTGGTCTGCACCAATCCCAGTTCTCCAGCTCTGTGCTCA gtccTTTTTTCTCCATGTTGGTGAAGAGCCCAGAGCTGGGGGCCCAGCCTAGCGTCTACCTGGCAGTGTCCGAGGAGATGGAGGGGGTGAGTGGAAGGTACTATGATGTCATGACAGAAAAGGAACCGGCGCCGCAGGCCCTGGATGAGGAGGCAGCTCGCAGGCTGTGGGAGGTCAGCAGCAGGCTGGTGGGTCTGGAGGAAGAAGGACAATCCGGTAAATCAAACCCAACAACAGAAGTCCAGAGCTAA
- the decr2 gene encoding peroxisomal 2,4-dienoyl-CoA reductase [(3E)-enoyl-CoA-producing] isoform X2, with the protein MAEPQRKGELLPEDVGTDDCLTSYTHIYSPDLLKDQVAFITGGGSGIGFRIAEILMRHGCDTVIASRNLDKLKEASKKLSAASGRRCLPFCLDVRKPESIAAAVDETLKELGRIDILINNAAGNFLCPATSLSFNAFKTVMEIDTMGTFNTSKVVYEKWFQDHGGNIVNISATLGYRGQALQVHAGSAKAANDAMTKHLAVEWGPSGVRVNTVAPGPVSGTEGFRRLGGPRGEAAGAFQSIPLQRAGNKTEMAHCTLFLASPASSFVTGAILVADGGAWLTSANDVSMLLGIASSKSAKL; encoded by the exons ATGGCAGAGCCACAAAGAAAAGGAGAGCTGCTGCCAGAAGATGTTGGCACAGATGACTGCCTGACTTcgtacacacacatctacagtcCAGATTTACTAAA AGATCAGGTGGCTTTTATCACGGGAGGTGGATCTGGAATTGGATTCAGGATAGCTGAAATCTTAATGAG GCATGGCTGTGACACAGTGATTGCGAGCAGGAACTTGGACAAGCTCAAAGAG GCATCTAAAAAGCTGTCTGCAGCGTCAGGACGACGCTGCCTCCCTTTCTGTTTAGATGTGAGGAAGCCTGAGAGCATCGCAGCTGCTGTGGATGAGACGCTGAAAGAGTTGGGCCGCATAGACATCCTCATTAACA ATGCTGCTGGAAACTTCCTCTGCCCGGCTACCTCACTCTCCTTTAATGCCTTCAAGACAGTAATGGAGATAGACACCATGGGTACATTCAACACCAGCAAGGTGGTTTATGAGAAATGGTTCCAG GATCATGGGGGCAACATAGTCAACATCTCTGCAACACTTGGATACAGGGGGCAGGCCCTCCAGGTGCATGCTGGCTCCGCTAAGGCTGCAAATG ATGCCATGACCAAGCACCTGGCTGTGGAGTGGGGGCCCAGTGGGGTGAGAGTCAATACTGTGGCTCCAGGTCCTGTCTCTGGCACAGAGGGCTTCCGCAGACTGG GTGGTCCCAGAGGGGAGGCTGCTGGTGCATTCCAGTCCATTCCTTTACAGCGTGCAGGCAACAAAACAGAGATGGCCCACTGCACTCTTTTCTTGGCCAGCCCGGCCTCCTCCTTTGTGACTGGAGCCATCCTGGTGGCGGACGGCGGAGCGTGGCTGACGTCAGCCAACGATGTCTCCATGCTGTTGGGTATAGCCTCCTCTAAATCCGCTAAACTCTGA
- the decr2 gene encoding peroxisomal 2,4-dienoyl-CoA reductase [(3E)-enoyl-CoA-producing] isoform X3, whose amino-acid sequence MRHGCDTVIASRNLDKLKEASKKLSAASGRRCLPFCLDVRKPESIAAAVDETLKELGRIDILINNAAGNFLCPATSLSFNAFKTVMEIDTMGTFNTSKVVYEKWFQDHGGNIVNISATLGYRGQALQVHAGSAKAANDAMTKHLAVEWGPSGVRVNTVAPGPVSGTEGFRRLGGPRGEAAGAFQSIPLQRAGNKTEMAHCTLFLASPASSFVTGAILVADGGAWLTSANDVSMLLGYWSSEKKRDK is encoded by the exons ATGAG GCATGGCTGTGACACAGTGATTGCGAGCAGGAACTTGGACAAGCTCAAAGAG GCATCTAAAAAGCTGTCTGCAGCGTCAGGACGACGCTGCCTCCCTTTCTGTTTAGATGTGAGGAAGCCTGAGAGCATCGCAGCTGCTGTGGATGAGACGCTGAAAGAGTTGGGCCGCATAGACATCCTCATTAACA ATGCTGCTGGAAACTTCCTCTGCCCGGCTACCTCACTCTCCTTTAATGCCTTCAAGACAGTAATGGAGATAGACACCATGGGTACATTCAACACCAGCAAGGTGGTTTATGAGAAATGGTTCCAG GATCATGGGGGCAACATAGTCAACATCTCTGCAACACTTGGATACAGGGGGCAGGCCCTCCAGGTGCATGCTGGCTCCGCTAAGGCTGCAAATG ATGCCATGACCAAGCACCTGGCTGTGGAGTGGGGGCCCAGTGGGGTGAGAGTCAATACTGTGGCTCCAGGTCCTGTCTCTGGCACAGAGGGCTTCCGCAGACTGG GTGGTCCCAGAGGGGAGGCTGCTGGTGCATTCCAGTCCATTCCTTTACAGCGTGCAGGCAACAAAACAGAGATGGCCCACTGCACTCTTTTCTTGGCCAGCCCGGCCTCCTCCTTTGTGACTGGAGCCATCCTGGTGGCGGACGGCGGAGCGTGGCTGACGTCAGCCAACGATGTCTCCATGCTGTTGG GTTATTGGTcatctgaaaagaaaagagacaagtAA
- the decr2 gene encoding peroxisomal 2,4-dienoyl-CoA reductase [(3E)-enoyl-CoA-producing] isoform X1, whose product MAEPQRKGELLPEDVGTDDCLTSYTHIYSPDLLKDQVAFITGGGSGIGFRIAEILMRHGCDTVIASRNLDKLKEASKKLSAASGRRCLPFCLDVRKPESIAAAVDETLKELGRIDILINNAAGNFLCPATSLSFNAFKTVMEIDTMGTFNTSKVVYEKWFQDHGGNIVNISATLGYRGQALQVHAGSAKAANDAMTKHLAVEWGPSGVRVNTVAPGPVSGTEGFRRLGGPRGEAAGAFQSIPLQRAGNKTEMAHCTLFLASPASSFVTGAILVADGGAWLTSANDVSMLLGYWSSEKKRDK is encoded by the exons ATGGCAGAGCCACAAAGAAAAGGAGAGCTGCTGCCAGAAGATGTTGGCACAGATGACTGCCTGACTTcgtacacacacatctacagtcCAGATTTACTAAA AGATCAGGTGGCTTTTATCACGGGAGGTGGATCTGGAATTGGATTCAGGATAGCTGAAATCTTAATGAG GCATGGCTGTGACACAGTGATTGCGAGCAGGAACTTGGACAAGCTCAAAGAG GCATCTAAAAAGCTGTCTGCAGCGTCAGGACGACGCTGCCTCCCTTTCTGTTTAGATGTGAGGAAGCCTGAGAGCATCGCAGCTGCTGTGGATGAGACGCTGAAAGAGTTGGGCCGCATAGACATCCTCATTAACA ATGCTGCTGGAAACTTCCTCTGCCCGGCTACCTCACTCTCCTTTAATGCCTTCAAGACAGTAATGGAGATAGACACCATGGGTACATTCAACACCAGCAAGGTGGTTTATGAGAAATGGTTCCAG GATCATGGGGGCAACATAGTCAACATCTCTGCAACACTTGGATACAGGGGGCAGGCCCTCCAGGTGCATGCTGGCTCCGCTAAGGCTGCAAATG ATGCCATGACCAAGCACCTGGCTGTGGAGTGGGGGCCCAGTGGGGTGAGAGTCAATACTGTGGCTCCAGGTCCTGTCTCTGGCACAGAGGGCTTCCGCAGACTGG GTGGTCCCAGAGGGGAGGCTGCTGGTGCATTCCAGTCCATTCCTTTACAGCGTGCAGGCAACAAAACAGAGATGGCCCACTGCACTCTTTTCTTGGCCAGCCCGGCCTCCTCCTTTGTGACTGGAGCCATCCTGGTGGCGGACGGCGGAGCGTGGCTGACGTCAGCCAACGATGTCTCCATGCTGTTGG GTTATTGGTcatctgaaaagaaaagagacaagtAA